The genomic window AGTCGACGCGCAGGTCGACGATCGGCCAGACCAAGTCGCCGACCACCTTCAGCGCCGCCGAATGCACCGGGCCGGCTTCGCCACCGGCGGCCATCGCCGCCTGCATCGCCGCCAGCAGGCGTTCGGCCAGGCATCCGTTGGCGCTCTCGAAGGCCTGGGTCATGGCTTCGATCACCGCCGTGGAGGAGAGCAGGTTGCCTGCTGCCACGCAGTTCTCACCCGCCACGGCGTTGTGCACGCCCAGCGCTTCGCTGCCGGTGAACAGCGCGACCTTGCCGTGCTGGTCGATCACCGTCACCTGGCGGTACTGGCTGTAGCCGTTGCTGGAGAGTGCCTGGTCCAGCGCCGCGCCCGGCTCCAGGCCGGCTTCGAGCCGGTCGAGGATCTGCGGGCCAAGGGCCGGCAGGGTGATGTTCTGCGTAGCCACCGCGCCGACGCCGGCGCGTACCCAGGGGCAGCGGGCGCCCACGGCGATGCTCGAGGAGCTGATGGCGATACCCAGCTGGCCGGTTTCGGCGCAGCGGCCGACGATGGAGAAGGTCATGGTGGCTCCTTGCTTGTTCTGGTAGCTAAAACGACAAAGGGCGATGCGGAAAATCCGCATCGCCTGCACGCTTGAAAGCGTTACGAGCGACAGCCAGGCAAGGCGGGGTTGGGCGAGAAAAGCGGAGTTTGCTGTAGCAAATGAGCATTTTCTCGACCGACCCCAACGCAGCGTGGCCTAGCGCAGTAGCTTTCAGTCCGGAATGACCGCGATGACGTCGATTTCCATCAACCACTGCGGCTGGCCGAGGGCCGAGACCACCAGGCCGGTGGAGATCGGGAACACGCCCTTCAGCCACTTGCCCACTTCCTGGTACACCGGCTCGCGGTAGCGCGGGTCGATCAGGTAGGTGGTGGTCTTGACGATGTGCGACAGGTCGCTGCCGGCTTCTTCCAGCAGTTGCTTGACGTTCTTCATCGCCTGTTCGGCCTGGGCACGCGGGTCACCGAGGCCCACCAGGTTGCCTTCGAAGTCGGTGCCGACCTGGCCGCGCACGTACACGGTGTTGCCGGCGCGCACGGCCTGGCAGAGGTCGTTGTCCAGGGACTGGTTCGGGTAGGTGTCCTTGGTGTTGAACATGCGGATGCGAGTGTGGGTAGGCATCTCTTACTCCCAGGAAGCGGCTTTCTGAACGGAGGCTTCGCGCTGCGAAGCGTCCTGGTATTCGACATAACGGCGTTGGGTGGCGATGTGCCCGGCCACGTGCTTGGCGTCGTGCCACACGCCCCAGATGAACGAGGAGCCACGG from Pseudomonas sp. GCEP-101 includes these protein-coding regions:
- a CDS encoding DUF1028 domain-containing protein, whose translation is MTFSIVGRCAETGQLGIAISSSSIAVGARCPWVRAGVGAVATQNITLPALGPQILDRLEAGLEPGAALDQALSSNGYSQYRQVTVIDQHGKVALFTGSEALGVHNAVAGENCVAAGNLLSSTAVIEAMTQAFESANGCLAERLLAAMQAAMAAGGEAGPVHSAALKVVGDLVWPIVDLRVDWADEAPIDELEKLWVAYKPQLEDYLVRALDPTKAPSYGVPGDE
- a CDS encoding RidA family protein, yielding MPTHTRIRMFNTKDTYPNQSLDNDLCQAVRAGNTVYVRGQVGTDFEGNLVGLGDPRAQAEQAMKNVKQLLEEAGSDLSHIVKTTTYLIDPRYREPVYQEVGKWLKGVFPISTGLVVSALGQPQWLMEIDVIAVIPD